The Pontibacillus halophilus JSM 076056 = DSM 19796 genome includes a region encoding these proteins:
- the pbfA gene encoding aspartate aminotransferase family protein, with protein MHNVPRGEGDINLSSLRTSWQEDTLSEDSYDLLRRDEEAFLHQSLSTPCLNVIERAEGPFLIDQDGRRTYDFHGNAVHQVGYGHPEVVKAVQEQLVQLPFSPRRYTNEQAVTLAERLLEIAPTPLSKVLFAPGATSAVGMALKLARIATGRHKTMSMWESFHGASLDALSVGGEAHFRRQIGPLLPGAIHIPPLSTYRPLWEGASLDDRQLAAYIEYTMEQDGEIGAFIMEPIRNTDVQLPSQAFMNKLRELCTKHGVQLIFDETATAFGRTGKWFAFQHYDVVPDMVIIGKGLGGGVFPMAGLLAADNLNVATDTSIGHYTHEKSPVGAAASLAMIHVIQQEQLLEKTATLSQLMREQLESLASRYEQIGDCRIIGLLCGVELVTDRNTKEKATNLAERVLYNCLSRGLSFKLSKGNVLQLCPPLTITKEQLLEALNLLELALQDEIEKETDSDASYT; from the coding sequence ATGCATAATGTACCTCGAGGCGAGGGGGACATTAATTTGTCCTCTCTTCGTACCTCTTGGCAAGAGGACACGTTAAGCGAAGATTCGTACGACCTATTGCGTAGAGATGAAGAGGCATTTCTCCATCAATCCTTATCAACGCCATGCCTCAATGTCATTGAACGCGCTGAAGGGCCCTTTCTGATTGACCAAGATGGGAGACGGACGTATGACTTCCACGGAAACGCCGTCCACCAAGTAGGCTATGGACATCCAGAAGTCGTGAAAGCCGTTCAAGAACAGTTGGTACAGCTCCCTTTCTCCCCACGGAGATATACAAATGAACAAGCCGTAACGTTAGCTGAACGGCTCCTTGAGATTGCACCTACTCCACTTTCTAAGGTACTCTTTGCTCCTGGTGCAACGTCGGCGGTCGGAATGGCGTTAAAGTTAGCAAGAATAGCTACCGGACGACACAAGACGATGTCCATGTGGGAATCCTTTCATGGCGCATCCCTAGATGCTTTATCCGTTGGAGGTGAAGCTCACTTCCGTCGCCAAATAGGCCCGCTCCTTCCCGGTGCGATTCATATTCCCCCGCTATCCACCTATCGACCTCTATGGGAAGGGGCGAGCCTTGATGACCGACAGCTTGCTGCTTATATCGAGTATACGATGGAGCAAGATGGGGAGATTGGGGCCTTTATTATGGAACCGATTCGGAACACCGATGTTCAATTGCCTTCACAAGCGTTTATGAATAAACTACGAGAGCTTTGCACGAAACATGGCGTCCAACTCATATTTGATGAGACTGCAACGGCATTTGGACGTACTGGCAAGTGGTTTGCGTTTCAGCATTATGACGTCGTACCAGATATGGTCATTATCGGCAAAGGCCTTGGAGGCGGAGTATTCCCGATGGCTGGTCTTTTAGCTGCCGACAACCTGAACGTTGCTACGGATACTTCTATTGGCCATTACACACACGAGAAAAGCCCAGTCGGTGCTGCTGCCTCACTAGCGATGATCCATGTCATTCAACAGGAGCAGCTGCTAGAAAAGACAGCCACCCTCTCTCAACTGATGAGAGAACAACTCGAATCGTTGGCATCACGTTATGAACAAATTGGTGATTGCCGCATCATTGGTCTCTTATGCGGAGTAGAACTTGTGACAGACCGCAACACGAAGGAAAAAGCAACGAATTTAGCGGAACGCGTTCTATACAACTGCCTATCAAGAGGATTGAGCTTCAAACTATCGAAAGGAAACGTTCTTCAACTCTGCCCTCCCCTTACGATTACAAAGGAGCAGCTACTTGAAGCGTTGAACCTATTGGAACTAGCTTTACAAGATGAGATTGAAAAGGAGACAGATTCCGATGCGAGCTACACATGA
- the phnX gene encoding phosphonoacetaldehyde hydrolase, translated as MKHLQGVLFDWAGTTVDYGCFSPVNVFVEVFRMRGVEITMKEAREPMGLLKIDHIRAICEMDRVAEAWEDVHGSRPNEQDVVEMYEEFEPLLFSTLKDYTEPLPHVVEAVQSLREAGLKIGSTTGFTREMIEVVAEEAKKHGYMPDAIVTSTDVPAGRPYPWMAFTNAMELNIYPMSSMVKVGDTVSDMKEGVHAGMWTVGVVLGSSTLGLSKDDVARLDETTLEAHIQEARRRLVEAGADYVIRDMSELMGILHEIDERYETDVLHA; from the coding sequence ATGAAACATCTTCAAGGAGTTCTATTCGATTGGGCAGGTACTACAGTGGACTATGGCTGCTTCTCACCTGTGAACGTGTTTGTAGAGGTATTTCGCATGCGTGGAGTTGAGATTACGATGAAAGAAGCAAGAGAACCGATGGGGTTATTGAAGATTGACCATATCCGTGCGATTTGTGAAATGGACCGCGTCGCTGAAGCATGGGAAGACGTGCACGGATCTCGACCAAATGAACAAGACGTGGTGGAAATGTATGAAGAGTTTGAGCCACTCCTGTTCAGCACGCTTAAAGATTATACAGAGCCGCTGCCACACGTCGTTGAAGCTGTTCAATCCCTACGAGAAGCTGGGTTAAAGATTGGTTCCACCACTGGATTCACAAGAGAAATGATTGAAGTTGTGGCTGAAGAAGCTAAGAAACACGGCTATATGCCTGATGCCATCGTCACGTCAACGGATGTTCCAGCAGGACGCCCATACCCTTGGATGGCATTCACAAATGCAATGGAATTGAACATCTATCCGATGAGTTCAATGGTGAAGGTTGGCGACACCGTTTCTGATATGAAAGAAGGTGTTCATGCTGGGATGTGGACAGTTGGCGTGGTACTAGGAAGTAGTACGCTTGGGTTATCAAAGGACGACGTCGCTCGACTTGATGAAACAACATTAGAAGCACACATTCAAGAAGCGAGACGCCGATTAGTTGAAGCTGGAGCAGATTATGTCATTCGGGATATGAGCGAACTGATGGGGATTCTTCACGAAATTGATGAGCGTTATGAAACGGACGTCCTCCATGCATAA
- a CDS encoding putative 2-aminoethylphosphonate ABC transporter substrate-binding protein: MKKGMLFSFVLTLLLVITACAGGDAETTDKEITVYTAVEDDMIEPYLSSFKEKYPDITVNIVRDSTGVITSKLLAEKDNPKADVVWGLAATSLLVADQEGMLEAYAPEGIERIADQYKDTTNEQPHWVGIDAWLTGIAVNTVELEEKGLEIPRTYEDLLDPQYEGMITMPNPASSGTGFLSVSGLMQLMGEDDAWNYMDKLHQNIGMYTHSGSKPGKLAAQGEYPIGITQGYRGIIEAQKGAPIETIFPEQGSGWDLEANALVKKETIKEEAKLFLDWAISDEAMKEYSENFAITTVPTDKPVPEGFPENPASQLIENDFNWAAENRDTILDEWTKRYDGKSAPK; this comes from the coding sequence ATGAAAAAGGGAATGTTGTTTTCCTTTGTACTTACTCTATTACTTGTGATAACGGCTTGTGCTGGTGGGGATGCCGAGACGACAGATAAAGAAATTACGGTATACACAGCTGTTGAGGACGACATGATTGAACCTTACCTTAGTTCATTTAAAGAAAAGTACCCAGATATCACCGTTAATATTGTTCGAGATTCAACTGGTGTCATCACGTCCAAGCTTCTAGCAGAGAAAGACAATCCGAAAGCCGATGTGGTGTGGGGCCTTGCTGCTACAAGTCTACTTGTAGCCGACCAAGAAGGAATGCTTGAAGCCTATGCTCCTGAAGGAATTGAACGGATTGCGGACCAATATAAAGATACAACGAACGAGCAGCCCCATTGGGTCGGCATTGATGCATGGTTAACAGGAATCGCAGTTAACACAGTGGAGCTTGAAGAGAAAGGTCTAGAGATTCCAAGAACGTACGAAGACTTACTAGACCCGCAATATGAAGGGATGATTACGATGCCAAACCCAGCTTCATCAGGAACAGGCTTTCTATCCGTATCTGGTCTGATGCAACTTATGGGTGAAGACGACGCATGGAATTACATGGACAAGCTTCATCAGAATATTGGCATGTATACACACTCTGGCTCAAAGCCTGGGAAACTTGCTGCTCAAGGTGAATATCCAATCGGCATTACCCAAGGCTACCGCGGCATTATTGAAGCACAAAAAGGTGCCCCAATTGAAACCATCTTCCCTGAACAAGGCTCTGGTTGGGACTTGGAAGCAAACGCCCTTGTGAAGAAAGAAACCATCAAGGAGGAAGCAAAGCTATTCCTAGACTGGGCGATTTCAGATGAGGCGATGAAAGAGTACAGCGAGAACTTTGCTATTACAACAGTTCCTACAGACAAGCCTGTACCAGAAGGCTTCCCTGAGAACCCTGCCTCTCAACTAATCGAGAATGACTTCAACTGGGCAGCAGAGAACCGCGACACCATCCTTGATGAGTGGACAAAACGATATGACGGGAAGAGCGCACCTAAATAA
- the phnW gene encoding 2-aminoethylphosphonate--pyruvate transaminase: MRATHDERNPYLLLTPGPLTTTSTVKEAMLKDWCTWDDDYKHVVQSIRQQLLQIGHVSDDVYTSVLMQGSGTFTVESVIGTVIPNDGKLLVLVNGVYGARIAEISERLGIETIRFEQDETEPIDLEAFERHLQVHKDLTHVAVVHCETTTGMLNPLQEISKLVKAHDKTLIVDAMSSFGGIPIHVPDLQADYLISSANKCIQGVPGFGFVLARREALKQCKGQARSLSLDLYDQWEVMEHQSGKWRFTSPTHTVRAFQVALEELEAEGGVTKRYERYTANQRTLVHGMRTLGFSPVLEDDWQSPFITSYYYPEHEEFTFEAFYSRLKEKGFVIYPGKVTNIQSFRIGTIGNIDKEDVHALLSAIEASMYWTDERIEIESRI; this comes from the coding sequence ATGCGAGCTACACATGATGAGCGAAACCCATACTTATTGTTAACACCTGGACCACTTACGACGACGTCGACTGTGAAAGAAGCAATGCTTAAGGATTGGTGTACGTGGGATGACGATTATAAACATGTCGTCCAGTCCATCCGTCAACAATTGTTACAGATTGGCCACGTATCAGACGATGTCTATACCTCCGTACTTATGCAAGGAAGCGGTACATTTACAGTTGAATCGGTCATAGGAACTGTCATCCCGAATGACGGCAAACTCCTCGTGCTTGTAAATGGGGTTTATGGAGCTAGAATCGCAGAAATCAGCGAGCGTCTCGGCATTGAAACCATTCGGTTCGAACAAGATGAGACGGAGCCGATTGACCTTGAAGCATTTGAGCGACACCTTCAAGTCCATAAAGACCTCACACACGTTGCGGTCGTTCATTGTGAGACGACGACCGGTATGCTTAATCCCCTTCAAGAGATTAGCAAACTTGTAAAAGCTCACGACAAAACATTGATCGTGGATGCAATGAGTAGTTTTGGAGGGATTCCAATTCACGTTCCCGATTTACAAGCCGATTATTTAATTAGCAGTGCAAATAAGTGCATCCAAGGCGTCCCAGGCTTTGGGTTTGTCCTTGCTCGTAGAGAAGCATTAAAGCAATGCAAAGGCCAAGCTCGCTCCCTGTCGCTCGATTTATACGATCAGTGGGAGGTCATGGAGCATCAATCAGGAAAATGGCGCTTCACGTCTCCTACCCACACGGTACGTGCCTTTCAAGTCGCACTTGAGGAGCTCGAAGCAGAAGGTGGCGTGACCAAGCGATATGAACGCTATACCGCGAACCAGCGCACCCTTGTTCATGGTATGCGGACACTCGGCTTTTCTCCTGTATTAGAAGACGACTGGCAATCGCCCTTTATTACGTCTTACTACTATCCAGAACACGAAGAGTTTACGTTTGAAGCTTTCTATTCCAGACTAAAGGAAAAGGGATTTGTTATTTACCCAGGCAAAGTAACGAACATTCAATCCTTCCGCATTGGAACAATTGGCAACATAGACAAAGAAGATGTACACGCTCTTCTTTCTGCCATTGAAGCCTCCATGTACTGGACGGATGAAAGAATAGAAATAGAATCTAGAATATAA
- a CDS encoding glycine betaine uptake BCCT transporter, with protein MKKVTSVFWISLAISAIFVLWGAFAPTHLGEVSSDIQGFLTSKFGWFYLLSVTVFLVFSIYLIFSPYGKIRLGKPDDRPEYNKVTWFAMLFSAGMGIGLVFWGSAEPLAHFATPPQAEPESVEAARDALRYSFFHWGFHTWAIYTVIALGIAYFKFRRGAPGVISATFKPILGDRVYGPIGKTIDVIAVFATIFGVATSLGLGASQIGGGLAFITDIENNISTQFVIIAIVTVLFMISAWTGLSKGIKYLSNTNIVLALGLILLTIILGPSVFIMDIFSSTLGSYFQNLPIQSFQMAPLTSDYNEWIQGWTVFYWAWFIAWSPFVGTFIARVSKGRTIREFVTGVLLVPSLFSMFWFAVFGGSSLKQELDGVNTGLTDLATESALFGTFESFPFGIVLTIIAIVLISTFFITSADSATFVLGMQTTNGSLNPPNVVKLSWGVIQAATAGVLLYSGGLGALQTASIVSAFPFTIILLMMVWSLSVALKEDHQKMQYQQESKESYQQSS; from the coding sequence ATGAAGAAAGTAACAAGTGTATTTTGGATTTCACTTGCAATTTCCGCCATTTTCGTACTGTGGGGTGCATTTGCTCCAACTCATCTTGGTGAAGTATCAAGTGATATTCAAGGATTTCTTACTTCTAAGTTTGGATGGTTCTATCTACTATCCGTAACAGTTTTCTTGGTCTTTTCGATTTATTTAATATTCAGTCCTTATGGTAAGATTCGTCTAGGAAAGCCAGACGACCGACCGGAGTACAACAAGGTTACCTGGTTTGCCATGCTATTCAGTGCAGGTATGGGAATAGGGCTTGTGTTCTGGGGATCTGCAGAACCACTTGCTCACTTTGCCACTCCTCCACAGGCTGAGCCAGAATCGGTTGAAGCTGCTCGTGACGCGTTGCGTTACTCCTTCTTCCACTGGGGCTTCCATACATGGGCCATTTACACCGTAATTGCGCTTGGGATTGCCTACTTTAAATTCCGTCGCGGTGCACCTGGCGTCATCAGTGCCACATTCAAGCCGATCCTTGGAGACCGCGTATACGGCCCAATCGGGAAAACGATTGATGTCATTGCGGTATTTGCCACAATCTTTGGTGTAGCGACATCACTAGGTCTTGGAGCTTCCCAGATTGGGGGCGGACTTGCGTTCATCACTGACATTGAGAACAACATCTCGACTCAGTTCGTAATTATTGCCATCGTTACGGTTCTATTTATGATTTCTGCTTGGACAGGTCTAAGCAAAGGGATTAAATATTTGAGTAACACAAATATTGTTCTGGCGCTTGGATTAATTCTACTAACGATTATTCTTGGACCGTCTGTGTTCATCATGGATATCTTTTCTTCTACGTTAGGTTCTTATTTCCAGAACCTACCGATTCAAAGTTTCCAAATGGCACCGTTAACGTCAGATTACAATGAATGGATTCAAGGATGGACAGTATTCTATTGGGCATGGTTTATTGCTTGGTCTCCATTCGTAGGAACGTTCATTGCCCGTGTATCGAAAGGACGTACGATTCGTGAATTCGTCACAGGCGTTCTTCTCGTTCCAAGTCTATTCAGTATGTTCTGGTTCGCCGTATTCGGTGGTTCTAGTCTGAAGCAAGAACTTGACGGAGTGAACACTGGACTTACGGATTTAGCAACTGAATCTGCTTTATTCGGTACATTTGAGTCATTCCCATTCGGGATTGTACTAACGATTATTGCGATTGTGCTAATCAGCACGTTCTTCATTACTTCAGCGGACTCTGCAACGTTCGTACTTGGTATGCAAACGACTAACGGAAGCTTAAATCCACCAAATGTCGTTAAACTAAGCTGGGGTGTGATTCAAGCAGCGACAGCAGGAGTGCTTCTTTACTCAGGAGGTCTCGGTGCTCTGCAAACGGCGTCCATCGTGTCTGCCTTTCCATTCACCATCATACTCCTTATGATGGTTTGGTCGCTGTCCGTTGCATTGAAAGAAGACCATCAGAAAATGCAGTATCAGCAAGAATCAAAAGAATCTTATCAACAAAGCTCTTAA
- a CDS encoding putative 2-aminoethylphosphonate ABC transporter ATP-binding protein, translated as MMSHLSIRNVEKRFGSFTALDQLSMDVEKGEFVCLLGPSGCGKTTLLRIIAGLEQPNSGAVVMNGQPITHFPPAKRNFGIVFQSYALFPNLTAYQNVAYGLKTKKLPKKEIREKVNETLELVNLSHIADRYPSQLSGGQQQRIALARAIALSPDFLLLDEPLSALDAKVRLKLRNEMKRIQQKLGITTIMVTHDQEEALSLADRIVVMNHGTIEQVGEPEAVYEQPTSSFVADFIGTANFVPSVQDNQVAAIRPEHVHMGLSPSATSMPAVVEHMEFRGHTYRCFVQANGTAMCVDVNTQWLHEHPLAIGQQVHIELQTHKMMVFHNPTETKSISATS; from the coding sequence ATGATGAGTCATCTGAGCATCCGCAATGTCGAAAAACGCTTCGGCTCGTTTACAGCATTAGACCAACTGTCCATGGACGTGGAAAAAGGCGAATTCGTCTGTTTACTAGGCCCAAGTGGGTGCGGCAAAACCACACTTCTTCGCATCATAGCTGGACTTGAGCAACCGAACTCAGGCGCAGTTGTGATGAATGGGCAGCCGATTACACATTTCCCCCCTGCTAAGCGCAATTTCGGAATTGTCTTTCAGTCTTATGCCTTGTTTCCAAATTTGACAGCGTACCAAAACGTTGCGTACGGGTTGAAAACAAAGAAGTTGCCGAAGAAAGAAATCAGAGAAAAAGTGAACGAAACACTCGAACTCGTCAACCTTTCTCATATTGCGGACCGCTACCCTTCTCAACTATCAGGTGGACAGCAGCAACGAATCGCATTAGCGCGTGCAATCGCCCTTTCTCCAGATTTCCTATTACTGGATGAACCGTTATCTGCTCTTGATGCGAAGGTCCGTCTCAAGCTAAGAAATGAGATGAAGCGAATCCAGCAAAAGCTTGGCATTACAACGATCATGGTGACACATGACCAGGAAGAGGCTCTTTCTCTAGCTGACCGGATTGTGGTCATGAACCACGGAACCATTGAACAAGTAGGAGAGCCAGAAGCTGTGTACGAACAACCAACATCCTCCTTCGTTGCAGACTTTATTGGTACGGCGAACTTTGTTCCTTCCGTTCAAGATAATCAAGTAGCTGCCATTCGCCCTGAGCACGTTCACATGGGGCTATCCCCGTCTGCTACATCCATGCCCGCGGTTGTGGAGCACATGGAATTTAGAGGGCACACGTATCGCTGTTTCGTGCAGGCCAATGGAACAGCCATGTGCGTAGACGTGAATACACAGTGGCTACACGAACATCCATTAGCAATTGGTCAACAGGTTCACATTGAATTACAGACACATAAGATGATGGTCTTCCATAACCCAACAGAAACGAAGTCCATTTCAGCAACAAGTTAG
- a CDS encoding putative 2-aminoethylphosphonate ABC transporter permease subunit, translating to MTTVRNWFLNEPTIPQQSGPVERLQKTLIVMMMLALLITIVLPVWELLQRAMQNRSEEFVGLQNFVTYFSSPSLFQSATHTLTVASVTTVISVVIAFLFAYALTRTQIKGKTFFTYVALLPLFAPTMMYGIGLIYLFGNNGLLTTGFFGALESIGFTEFDFNLYGFKGIVISEIIFTFPQAFLILKVALSTADQRLYEAADTMGASTVRKFFTITLPNIKYGLVSAMFVCFTLSFTDFGAPKVVGGQYNVLATDVYKQVIGQQNFSMGATVGIILTFPAIIAFIVDQTIQRKQGNGLSAKSVPYRTPANRSRDRWFLTFCLLVTSFLFLLFGAVVGAAFVNVWPYDFSLTWKHFGFGNVAGDGLQPYWNSLLVSSVTAVLGTAIIFFGAYLIEKSRYLRSVRKMAYFLSILPIALPGLVIGLAFIFFFNQPTLTIPFIGVDVYNPLQHLYGTMAILVLANVIHFYSVSFITANTSLKKLDNEFESVSEAMRVPFYKTFTRVTVPMSLPAILEMMMYLFVNSMTTISAVVFLYSADWKLASIAIVNMDDAGDIAPAAAMALLIIGTNILVRVAYEFGLRNIRKKTSAWQNQAQ from the coding sequence ATGACTACGGTAAGAAACTGGTTCTTAAATGAGCCTACAATCCCACAGCAATCTGGTCCTGTTGAACGGTTGCAGAAGACTCTCATCGTCATGATGATGCTCGCATTACTGATTACGATTGTGTTACCTGTATGGGAGTTACTACAACGAGCGATGCAGAACCGTTCTGAGGAATTTGTTGGTCTTCAAAACTTTGTGACGTACTTCTCCTCACCATCCTTGTTTCAATCAGCAACCCATACGTTAACCGTCGCATCCGTAACGACCGTCATCTCAGTCGTAATTGCTTTCCTATTCGCATATGCCTTAACGCGCACTCAAATTAAAGGAAAGACCTTCTTCACGTACGTCGCGTTGTTGCCCTTGTTCGCCCCAACAATGATGTATGGAATTGGGTTAATCTATTTATTCGGGAATAACGGATTACTAACAACTGGCTTCTTTGGAGCATTGGAATCGATTGGTTTCACCGAGTTTGATTTCAACCTTTATGGATTTAAAGGAATTGTCATATCGGAGATTATCTTTACGTTTCCACAAGCCTTTCTCATCTTGAAAGTCGCGTTGTCTACAGCAGACCAACGATTATATGAAGCAGCAGACACAATGGGGGCATCAACTGTACGTAAGTTCTTTACTATTACATTGCCTAACATTAAATACGGCCTTGTCAGTGCGATGTTCGTCTGCTTCACGTTAAGCTTCACAGACTTTGGAGCCCCGAAGGTCGTTGGCGGTCAGTACAACGTTCTTGCAACAGATGTGTACAAGCAGGTTATTGGTCAACAGAACTTCTCCATGGGAGCGACGGTAGGAATTATTCTTACGTTCCCTGCCATTATCGCTTTCATCGTAGATCAAACGATTCAACGGAAACAAGGAAATGGCTTGTCGGCGAAATCGGTCCCCTACCGTACACCAGCTAACCGCTCACGGGATCGTTGGTTCTTAACCTTCTGTCTCCTTGTAACAAGCTTTCTCTTCCTTCTATTTGGAGCGGTAGTAGGTGCAGCGTTTGTAAACGTATGGCCTTATGATTTCTCTCTTACATGGAAGCACTTTGGTTTCGGGAACGTTGCAGGAGACGGCTTACAACCTTATTGGAATAGCCTGCTTGTCTCAAGTGTAACGGCAGTTCTCGGCACAGCCATTATTTTCTTTGGAGCTTACTTAATTGAGAAGTCCCGCTACTTGAGATCTGTTCGGAAGATGGCCTACTTCCTATCCATCTTACCTATCGCTCTGCCTGGATTGGTCATTGGATTGGCATTTATCTTCTTCTTTAATCAACCAACGCTGACCATCCCGTTCATAGGAGTTGACGTGTACAACCCACTTCAACACCTTTATGGCACGATGGCGATTCTTGTATTAGCGAACGTAATCCATTTTTACTCGGTTTCCTTTATTACCGCGAATACATCGCTTAAGAAACTGGATAACGAATTTGAATCTGTGTCAGAAGCAATGCGTGTGCCTTTCTATAAGACATTTACACGTGTCACAGTTCCGATGTCACTTCCCGCTATTTTAGAGATGATGATGTACCTCTTCGTCAATTCTATGACGACCATTTCGGCCGTTGTCTTTCTCTATTCAGCCGATTGGAAGCTCGCATCCATCGCCATCGTCAATATGGATGACGCCGGAGATATTGCTCCAGCTGCGGCAATGGCATTACTAATTATCGGAACGAATATTCTTGTTCGCGTCGCTTATGAATTCGGACTACGCAACATCCGCAAAAAAACATCCGCTTGGCAAAACCAAGCACAGTAA
- a CDS encoding DeoR/GlpR family DNA-binding transcription regulator, whose protein sequence is MSLLAEERKKEITQLLEHQGRVKVNELADRLNVSTETIRRYLDDLEGEQKLKKVYGGAIPVEQEKELPHYERTSLHSEAKKLIGKLAADEVNDHDRIVIDEGSTPLHMIPFLSTKKNLTIMTCSIPALNQLVDYQKRQQLDARILFIGGEVSVEHLRVSGSIAEKMMEDFYVNKAFIAADGVHIDHGVTSYDPNKALFTKKLMEQSEQNYIMADSSKVGLRTYVKMATLDDIHTIVSNEAPPSNWTASLESTATNWLYPKNA, encoded by the coding sequence TTGTCCCTACTAGCCGAAGAACGAAAGAAAGAGATTACCCAGCTGCTTGAACATCAAGGAAGAGTAAAGGTCAACGAACTTGCAGATCGATTGAATGTCTCAACCGAAACCATCCGTCGTTACCTGGATGACCTTGAAGGAGAGCAGAAGCTGAAGAAAGTATACGGAGGGGCAATCCCTGTCGAACAGGAGAAGGAACTTCCTCACTACGAACGGACGTCGCTTCATTCTGAGGCGAAGAAGCTAATTGGAAAGCTTGCAGCAGATGAAGTAAACGACCATGACCGCATCGTCATTGATGAAGGAAGCACTCCTCTTCATATGATTCCGTTTCTATCAACGAAGAAGAATCTTACCATTATGACATGCTCCATCCCGGCATTGAACCAACTCGTAGACTATCAGAAACGCCAGCAGCTCGATGCACGCATCCTCTTCATAGGTGGTGAAGTGAGTGTAGAACATTTACGTGTGTCTGGATCGATTGCTGAGAAGATGATGGAGGACTTCTACGTGAACAAGGCCTTCATTGCAGCAGATGGTGTGCATATTGACCACGGCGTAACGAGCTACGATCCGAACAAAGCCTTATTTACGAAGAAGCTAATGGAGCAATCTGAACAGAACTACATTATGGCCGACTCTTCTAAGGTCGGGCTACGCACCTACGTAAAGATGGCTACACTTGATGACATTCATACCATCGTAAGCAATGAAGCACCTCCTAGTAACTGGACTGCTTCTCTAGAGTCAACAGCTACCAACTGGCTCTATCCTAAGAACGCTTAA